The following are from one region of the Catenulispora sp. EB89 genome:
- a CDS encoding carbohydrate ABC transporter permease, translated as MKAPRRRHTLLPQILLIPAVVLFLLFTVAPGAYAIYLSFMKQKAGGGLFGTDNPTTVFAGLENYRAAFGDAEFWHSIGRMLLVAVIGVPATIGFSTLFALCLDAKRTRLVGFSRLAIFLPYAVPGVVATLLWGFMYLPATSPIGGDTINYFGSHTVFFAVANVAVWGVLGFNMVVIYTSLRGLPRELFQAAELDGASELQIALRIKLPLLAPTLTLVTVFSLIGALQLFNEPTTLKPVTNAISSTWVPLMRVYTDAFVDNDIYRGAAASFLLIVLTVAATVAANTVLRLIARRSER; from the coding sequence ATGAAGGCTCCTCGCCGCAGGCACACGCTGCTCCCGCAGATCCTGCTCATCCCGGCCGTGGTGCTGTTCCTGCTGTTCACGGTGGCGCCGGGCGCCTACGCGATCTACCTCAGCTTCATGAAGCAGAAGGCCGGCGGCGGCCTGTTCGGGACCGACAACCCGACCACGGTCTTCGCCGGCCTGGAGAACTACCGCGCGGCGTTCGGCGACGCGGAGTTCTGGCACAGCATCGGCCGGATGCTGCTGGTCGCGGTGATCGGGGTGCCGGCCACGATCGGTTTCTCGACGCTGTTCGCGCTGTGCCTGGACGCCAAACGGACCCGGCTCGTCGGCTTCTCGCGACTGGCGATCTTCCTGCCGTACGCGGTGCCCGGGGTCGTCGCCACGCTGCTGTGGGGCTTCATGTACCTGCCGGCGACCAGCCCGATCGGCGGCGACACGATCAACTACTTCGGCTCGCACACGGTGTTCTTCGCCGTGGCCAACGTCGCGGTGTGGGGCGTCCTGGGCTTCAACATGGTCGTCATCTACACCTCGCTGCGCGGGCTGCCGCGCGAGCTGTTCCAGGCCGCCGAACTCGACGGGGCCAGCGAGCTGCAGATCGCGCTGCGCATCAAGCTGCCGCTGCTGGCCCCGACGCTGACGCTGGTGACCGTCTTCTCGCTGATCGGCGCGCTCCAGCTGTTCAACGAGCCGACCACGCTCAAGCCGGTCACCAACGCGATCAGCTCGACCTGGGTGCCCCTGATGCGCGTCTACACCGACGCCTTCGTGGACAACGACATCTACCGCGGGGCGGCCGCCTCGTTCCTGCTCATCGTGCTGACGGTCGCCGCCACCGTGGCCGCCAACACGGTGCTCCGTCTGATAGCGCGTAGGAGTGAACGATGA
- a CDS encoding carbohydrate ABC transporter permease encodes MTAATTGTAKAGRTRTGAAGPGRNAGGRTNWVPTVILLIGAVYCVLPVVWIVIASTKTNSELFSTAPFAPSFHGGFFSNLRALFSYDHGIFIRWAVNSVIYAVGGATLSTIVCGCAGYALGKYRFSGSVWLFRLIVAAVLLPQIMLAIPQFLLLAKLGMTNNYAAVILPQLVSPFAIYLCKIYAEASVSDQLLEAARVDGASEWRMFASIGARLMMPALVTVFLLQFIGIWNNFLLPFVMLNRDQLFPLTEGLYGLLIITGGQAAQYTIVIVGVLVSIVPLAAVFLLLQRYWRVDLVSGGVKA; translated from the coding sequence ATGACAGCGGCCACGACCGGGACGGCGAAGGCGGGCAGAACCCGGACCGGGGCGGCCGGACCCGGCAGGAACGCCGGCGGCCGGACCAACTGGGTCCCGACCGTCATCCTGCTGATCGGCGCCGTGTACTGCGTGCTGCCGGTGGTGTGGATCGTGATCGCCTCCACCAAGACGAACAGCGAGCTGTTCTCGACCGCGCCGTTCGCGCCGTCCTTCCACGGCGGCTTCTTCTCCAACCTGCGCGCGCTGTTCTCCTACGACCACGGCATCTTCATCCGCTGGGCCGTCAACTCGGTGATCTACGCGGTCGGCGGTGCGACGCTGTCCACGATCGTCTGCGGCTGCGCCGGCTACGCGCTGGGCAAATACCGGTTCTCCGGCAGCGTCTGGCTGTTCCGGCTGATCGTCGCGGCCGTCCTGCTCCCGCAGATCATGCTGGCCATCCCGCAGTTCCTGCTGCTGGCCAAGCTCGGGATGACCAACAACTACGCGGCGGTGATCCTGCCGCAGCTGGTCAGCCCGTTCGCGATCTACCTGTGCAAGATCTACGCCGAGGCGTCGGTCAGCGACCAGCTGCTGGAGGCGGCGCGGGTGGACGGGGCCTCGGAGTGGCGGATGTTCGCCTCGATCGGCGCGCGCCTGATGATGCCGGCGCTGGTGACGGTGTTCCTGTTGCAGTTCATCGGCATCTGGAACAACTTCCTGCTGCCCTTCGTGATGCTCAACCGGGACCAGCTGTTCCCACTGACCGAAGGGCTGTACGGGCTGCTCATCATCACCGGCGGCCAGGCCGCGCAGTACACGATCGTCATCGTCGGGGTGTTGGTGTCGATCGTGCCGCTGGCCGCGGTGTTCCTGCTGTTGCAACGGTATTGGCGAGTGGACCTGGTGTCCGGAGGGGTCAAGGCATGA